Proteins from one Oncorhynchus tshawytscha isolate Ot180627B linkage group LG16, Otsh_v2.0, whole genome shotgun sequence genomic window:
- the LOC112237036 gene encoding cysteine/serine-rich nuclear protein 2, which translates to MLARAMNGLLKRKFEEVCDEDQCYSSSSSLSSSAYSGWDSEGESCYSDTLDSTPSNPGSPDTHYNTKSILKKAKCEQGGRGNVTFDMLTVFLFPRCQGFSSVPSRGGCSLGMMQRHSALRRYTLDEYAVEQHTLRREKLLDRLREEKLDALKQKLTKGGTVESEEADRLTVEDIPEDEMDISSCNLDDGSFLHPYPSKRRHALLKAAGVKVEKEEKRQLQQLRVSREDCGCDCQGFCEPETCACSLAGIKCQMDHSSFPCGCTKDGCGNQEGRKEFNSSRVQTHYIHTIMKLELEKRLEETSGPEEEDLEETAPCHYYNPLSNRSSFHFISKLAAVRENSCSSDMTDSSASSGGSESSEEGAELVVGLGRRSREDGPLRDDVDENGLSRILSFSDIDDNNDYNVNNRVVNDNRCCPEQCLQQQPWMLTGFITADFQEDNNNLEVHRDNRAMAITQLLDDNANQGNALFHHSGCSVPNMPSFSVDSPNTPSSSVDCPNTPSSSVDCPNNPSSSVDCPNNPSSSVDCPNNPSSSVDCPNNPSSSVDGTAASLSSESDLEFFDGFCLGPSSLYNSLKEYQHMDSFFHCQLPSYPSSQSQASDPGACLLESLIGLSESVPEPPATFRQSTGPELPTVFWAM; encoded by the exons ATGCTAGCTAGAGCCATGAACGGTTTACTGAAGAGGAAGTTTGAGGAGGTCTGTGATGAGGACCAGTGCtactcctcgtcctcctccctgTCGTCCTCAGCCTACTCCGGGTGGGACTCGGAGGGCGAGAGCTGCTACTCAGACACCCTTGACTCAACACCCAGCAACCCTGGTTCTCCAGACACACACTACAATA ccaaGTCCATCCTGAAGAAGGCTAAGTGTGAGCAGGGTGGGCGGGGCAATGTGACCTTTGACATGCTGACAGTGTTCCTGTTCCCGCGGTGCCAGGGCTTCAGCAGCGTGCCCAGTAGGGGGGGCTGTTCCCTGGGCATGATGCAGCGCCACAGCGCCCTCCGCAGGTACACCCTGGATGAGTACGCTGTGGAGCAACACACCCTCCGTCGGGAGAAACTCCTCGACCGCCTCCGAGAGGAGAAACTGGATGCTCTCAAACAGAAG ctGACTAAGGGAGGCACGGTGGAGTCAGAGGAGGCTGACCGCCTCACCGTCGAAGACATCCCAGAGGACGAGATGGACATTAGCAGCTGTAACCTAGACGACGGCTCCTTCCTCCACCCCTACCCCTCCAAGAGGAGACATGCCCTGCTGAAGGCTGCGGGGgtgaaggtggagaaggaggagaagagacagctgcAACAGCTCAGAGTGTCCAGGGAGGACTGTGGGTGTGACTGCCAGGGTTTCTGTGAGCCAGAGACCTGCGCCTGCAGCCTGGCAGGTATCAAGTGTCAG ATGGACCACTCGTCATTTCCCTGCGGCTGCACTAAGGATGGCTGCGGTAACCAGGAAGGTCGTAAAGAGTTCAACTCCAGCCGGGTTCAGACCCACTACATCCACACCATCATGAAGCTAGAgctggagaagagactggaggagacGTCTGGACCAGAGGAAGAGGACCTGGAAGAGACCGCCCCATGTCACTACTACAACCCCTTGTCCAACCGCTCCTCCTTCCACTTCATCTCAAAGCTGGCGGCGGTCAGGGAGAACAGCTGTAGTAGCGACATGACCgactcctctgcctcctctgggGGGAGTGAATCCTCAGAGGAAGGGGCGGAGTTAGTGGTGGGGTTAGGGCGGCGCTCCCGGGAGGATGGCCCTCTGCGGGATGATGTGGATGAGAACGGACTGAGCCGCATCCTCAGCTTCAGTGACATCGACGACAACAACGACTACAATGTAAACAACCGCGTTGTCAATGACAACCGCTGCTGCCCCGAGCAATGTCTACAGCAACAGCCGTGGATGTTGACAGGGTTTATTACGGCAGACTTCCAAGAGGATAATAACAATCTAGAGGTGCACAGAGACAACCGGGCCATGGCCATAACACAACTGTTAGATGATAACGCTAACCAAGGCAACGCTCTGTTCCACCACAGCGGCTGCAGTGTCCCCAACATGCCCTCTTTCTCAGTAGACAGCCCCAACACCCCCTCTTCCTCAGTAGACTGCCCCAACACCCCCTCTTCCTCAGTAGACTGCCCCAACAACCCCTCTTCCTCAGTAGACTGCCCCAACAACCCCTCTTCCTCAGTAGACTGCCCCAACAACCCCTCTTCCTCAGTAGACTGCCCCAACAACCCCTCTTCCTCAGTAGATGGCACCGCTGCCAGCCTGTCCTCAGAGTCTGACCTGGAGTTCTTTGATGGTTTCTGTCTGGGTCCTTCCTCCCTCTACAACTCCCTAAAGGAATACCAACACATGGACAGCTTCTTTCACTGCCAGTTACCTAGTTACCCCAGCAGCCAATCACAGGCCAGTGACCCTGGGGCCTGTCTCCTGGAGtctctgattggtctgtcagaatcTGTCCCAGAACCCCCTGCAACGTTCAGACAATCAACCGGACCTGAACTGCCAACTGTGTTCTGGGCTATGTAG